A section of the Thermomicrobiales bacterium genome encodes:
- a CDS encoding long-chain fatty acid--CoA ligase, whose translation MNQQHLDSTIEAGIDDPYAARPWLRNYPSGVPADIESTDQTVPDLIRHAASRYPERVAFTYYGRHLTFREIDRLSSAFANRLIERGFQPGDRVLVVLANMPQYPIVHLGTMKAGGVVAALSPLLVEREIAQLATDSGAKIVVALDRVWDRIAPLIEQGVIERAIMTGPQDFLPTVKRLLYPLKYRKEMISVPFDSARGIESLRAMLKGASNRDPMVPIEPSAIAAFQYTGGTTGLPKAAVLTHRNLVANVLQVRAWVRDLKEGEETILSILPFFHSYGVTLCLHIAAYIGATTVLVPRFEIADVMEQIKRYQPTGLPGVPTLYSAIIGAVDRNPERQESMRSIQYCISGGAPLPLAIQQRFEELTGGHLVEGYGLSEASPVTHANPLDGRSRIGTIGMPLPSTEARVVDLETREPVPIGERGEIAVRGPQVMQGYWHRPEDTAAVLSEDGWLYTGDVGVMDEDGYFQIVDRQKDVIITGGENIYPREIEEVLYTHPKIADAAVVGVPHAVGGQVVKAFIAVKPGETLERREVLQFCGERLAKYKVPRQIEFREELPKSASGKILRRALAEEEAAKPRRRRASEKDAADS comes from the coding sequence ATGAACCAGCAACACCTGGATTCGACAATCGAAGCAGGTATCGACGATCCATACGCGGCGCGCCCGTGGCTGCGGAACTACCCGAGTGGTGTGCCGGCGGACATTGAGTCGACCGATCAGACGGTGCCGGATCTGATTCGTCACGCGGCATCCCGCTACCCGGAGCGTGTTGCGTTCACCTACTACGGTCGACACCTGACCTTCCGGGAGATCGATCGACTGTCGTCGGCGTTTGCGAACCGGCTGATCGAGCGCGGTTTTCAGCCGGGCGATCGCGTTTTGGTGGTGCTGGCCAACATGCCGCAGTACCCAATCGTCCACCTCGGCACGATGAAGGCCGGCGGAGTGGTGGCGGCGCTCTCGCCGCTGCTGGTCGAGCGCGAGATCGCGCAGTTGGCGACCGACTCCGGCGCGAAGATCGTTGTCGCGCTCGACCGCGTCTGGGATCGGATTGCTCCGCTGATCGAGCAAGGCGTCATCGAGCGGGCCATCATGACCGGCCCGCAGGACTTCCTGCCGACGGTGAAGCGCCTGCTCTACCCATTGAAGTACCGCAAGGAGATGATCTCGGTGCCGTTCGATTCGGCGCGCGGCATCGAGAGCTTGCGGGCCATGCTGAAGGGCGCGTCCAATCGCGACCCGATGGTGCCGATCGAACCGAGCGCGATCGCCGCCTTCCAGTACACGGGTGGCACGACCGGTCTGCCGAAGGCTGCCGTGCTGACGCATCGCAACCTCGTTGCGAACGTCCTGCAGGTCCGCGCCTGGGTGCGGGATCTGAAGGAGGGCGAGGAGACGATCCTCTCGATTCTGCCGTTCTTCCATTCCTATGGTGTCACGCTCTGCCTGCACATCGCGGCCTACATCGGCGCGACGACGGTTCTCGTGCCACGCTTCGAGATCGCCGACGTGATGGAGCAGATCAAGCGCTACCAGCCGACCGGGTTGCCGGGCGTGCCGACACTCTACAGCGCCATCATCGGCGCGGTCGATCGCAATCCGGAGCGGCAGGAGTCGATGCGCTCGATCCAGTACTGCATCAGTGGCGGTGCGCCGCTGCCTCTCGCTATTCAGCAGCGCTTCGAGGAGCTGACCGGCGGACACCTGGTCGAGGGCTACGGGCTCTCCGAGGCATCTCCGGTGACGCACGCCAATCCGTTGGACGGCCGCTCGCGGATCGGCACGATCGGCATGCCGCTGCCCAGCACTGAGGCGCGCGTTGTCGATCTGGAGACCCGCGAGCCAGTGCCGATAGGCGAGCGCGGTGAGATCGCGGTGCGTGGTCCTCAGGTGATGCAGGGCTACTGGCACAGGCCGGAGGATACCGCCGCCGTGCTCTCCGAGGATGGCTGGCTCTATACCGGCGACGTCGGTGTCATGGATGAGGACGGCTACTTCCAGATCGTCGATCGGCAGAAGGACGTTATCATCACCGGCGGCGAGAACATCTATCCGCGGGAGATCGAGGAGGTGCTCTACACGCACCCCAAGATCGCTGACGCTGCCGTCGTCGGTGTTCCACACGCGGTCGGCGGGCAGGTCGTCAAGGCGTTCATCGCCGTCAAGCCGGGCGAGACGCTGGAGCGGCGGGAGGTCCTGCAGTTCTGCGGCGAGCGGTTGGCGAAGTACAAGGTGCCGCGCCAGATCGAGTTCCGCGAGGAGTTGCCGAAGAGCGCTTCGGGCAAGATCCTGCGCCGCGCGCTGGCGGAGGAAGAGGCCGCCAAGCCGCGCCGTCGCCGAGCCAGCGAGAAGGACGCCGCAGACAGCTAG
- a CDS encoding dipeptidase: MGISPQAAALHKRAIVIDGHSDILLPVLKGITTLTEPFDRDAHGQSAARVTRNLENVPYQLDPEAMLNAPAGQYELPLLEQGGITAQCVALFLPDDMLDTALESALEMVAALHRAVAEHSDRCLLATTTADIRRAKADGKVAYVLTMEGAEPIGHRIDLLDVFALLGLRMTTLTHSRRNVLADGTQQDIATGGLTVLGKRAVDRCQELGIVVDVAHLSDRGFWDVIERATQPVVCSHTSVLHPSPGYRAPWDEQNATYGMSKAEAIAKSGGLIGIVFWSMADTAELVREADAIVAQTGIDHVALGTDFFGFRDAPQDIQHIGELPALTDALVRSGYDDEAILKLLGENWMRVFDACWH, translated from the coding sequence ATGGGGATCTCACCGCAGGCGGCAGCGCTGCACAAGCGCGCCATCGTCATCGACGGGCACAGCGACATCCTGCTGCCAGTGCTAAAGGGGATCACCACACTCACCGAACCGTTCGATCGCGACGCACACGGACAATCAGCCGCCCGAGTGACGCGCAATCTGGAGAATGTCCCCTACCAACTCGATCCAGAGGCCATGCTGAACGCACCGGCCGGCCAGTACGAGCTGCCGCTGCTGGAGCAGGGCGGCATCACCGCGCAGTGCGTCGCGCTCTTCCTGCCGGATGACATGCTCGATACGGCGCTCGAATCGGCGCTTGAGATGGTCGCAGCGCTGCATCGCGCGGTCGCTGAGCACAGCGACCGCTGCCTGCTGGCAACCACGACCGCCGATATCCGCCGGGCGAAGGCCGACGGCAAAGTTGCCTACGTTCTGACGATGGAGGGTGCCGAACCCATCGGGCACCGCATCGACCTGCTCGATGTGTTCGCCCTGCTTGGTCTGCGGATGACGACGCTGACGCACAGCCGCCGCAACGTGCTGGCCGACGGCACCCAACAGGACATCGCGACCGGCGGCCTCACTGTCCTCGGCAAGCGCGCCGTCGATCGATGCCAGGAGCTCGGCATCGTCGTCGATGTCGCGCACCTCTCCGACCGCGGCTTCTGGGATGTCATCGAGCGCGCCACGCAGCCGGTCGTCTGCTCACACACCAGCGTGCTGCATCCATCGCCGGGCTATCGCGCCCCGTGGGACGAGCAGAACGCAACCTACGGCATGAGCAAGGCCGAGGCGATTGCGAAGTCAGGCGGGCTGATCGGCATCGTCTTCTGGAGTATGGCCGACACCGCCGAGCTGGTGCGTGAAGCCGACGCAATCGTCGCCCAGACCGGCATCGACCACGTCGCGCTGGGCACCGACTTCTTCGGCTTCCGCGATGCGCCGCAGGACATCCAGCACATCGGCGAGCTACCGGCCCTGACCGACGCGCTGGTGCGCAGCGGCTACGACGACGAGGCGATTCTCAAGCTGCTGGGCGAGAACTGGATGCGGGTCTTCGACGCCTGCTGGCACTAG
- a CDS encoding SDR family oxidoreductase has translation MTAKNILVTGTTGRIGHAIVEKLTSQGVNVIATDHDGERLESALGGRDDVTAIVADLTSEDDLKRLASEAIAAAGQIDGLVNCAGIFPNRQVVNMSTDEWDLVYAVNLRGPFILSREIARHMIEQEVKGSIVNISSGAGTSARTGGSHYCGSKASLEMLTKVLAIELGPYGIRVNAVAPGLILDEVLAQPVPEGTHEYVTTLLNGIPLRRTGRPEDIANTVAFLCGDETEWVSGAVWGVNGGSQAGRTHLPPSE, from the coding sequence ATGACAGCAAAGAACATTCTTGTGACCGGCACGACCGGTCGGATCGGCCACGCGATCGTCGAGAAGCTGACCAGCCAGGGGGTGAATGTTATTGCGACCGACCACGATGGCGAGCGCCTGGAGTCCGCGCTTGGCGGCAGGGACGACGTCACGGCGATCGTCGCTGACCTGACGAGCGAGGACGACTTGAAGCGGTTGGCGTCCGAGGCGATTGCGGCGGCTGGGCAGATTGATGGGCTGGTGAACTGCGCCGGTATCTTCCCCAACCGGCAGGTCGTCAACATGTCGACCGACGAATGGGATCTGGTCTATGCCGTGAACCTGCGCGGCCCGTTCATCCTCAGCCGCGAGATCGCGCGGCACATGATCGAGCAGGAAGTCAAAGGATCGATCGTCAATATCTCGTCCGGCGCGGGCACGTCGGCGCGGACCGGTGGATCGCACTACTGCGGCTCGAAGGCGTCGCTGGAGATGCTGACCAAGGTGCTGGCAATCGAGCTTGGCCCCTACGGCATCCGCGTGAATGCGGTCGCGCCCGGCCTGATCCTCGACGAGGTGCTCGCGCAGCCGGTGCCGGAGGGAACGCACGAGTACGTCACCACGCTGCTGAACGGCATCCCGCTGCGGCGGACCGGCCGGCCGGAGGACATCGCCAACACCGTTGCGTTCCTGTGTGGTGACGAGACGGAGTGGGTCAGCGGGGCTGTCTGGGGCGTCAACGGCGGCTCGCAGGCCGGCCGCACGCACCTGCCGCCGAGCGAGTAG
- a CDS encoding amidohydrolase family protein, with translation MSKIILTPATVIDGTGSAPLAGQAITIEGDRITQVAPVGDLSAADRTAAIDLPGKTVIPGLINNHVHLVLPGDNTPFVPWIDLQSDASLALMATHNIQTSLRAGVTTVRDCGGRREVILDVRNARAANLIDGAGIIACGWTLTITGGHTRQFGGEVDGEINLARAVREVISRGADYVKVMAAGGGTPGTFSQYPSFTESELRAIVETAHGLGKLVCAHCIATASIENAINAGVDLIEHASFYGSNLIPQIDERVAEKLAASGIPVTPTLQVNRDLVDLLDEGDERSMWQRRQETQREIVHKLQELGVPLLAGSDAGWRATAFDTFWKELDELVACGLRPVDAIHAATGAVTAALGYDDFGTILAGQRADVVVVDGDLASDIAALQQVEMVIQHGQIAHERSAQA, from the coding sequence GTGAGCAAGATCATTCTGACGCCCGCGACCGTCATCGACGGCACAGGCTCAGCGCCGCTGGCCGGGCAGGCAATCACGATCGAGGGCGATCGCATCACGCAAGTCGCACCGGTCGGCGACCTCAGTGCCGCCGACCGCACCGCTGCGATCGACCTCCCCGGCAAGACGGTCATCCCCGGCCTGATCAATAACCACGTCCACCTCGTCCTGCCGGGCGACAACACGCCGTTTGTGCCGTGGATCGATCTGCAGTCCGACGCCAGCCTGGCCCTGATGGCGACGCACAATATCCAGACATCGTTGCGCGCAGGCGTCACGACCGTGCGCGACTGCGGCGGCCGCAGAGAGGTCATCCTCGATGTACGCAACGCTCGTGCGGCCAACCTGATCGACGGCGCAGGCATCATCGCTTGCGGCTGGACGCTCACCATCACCGGCGGGCACACGCGACAGTTCGGCGGCGAGGTGGATGGCGAAATCAACCTGGCTCGCGCCGTTCGCGAGGTCATCTCGCGCGGCGCGGACTACGTGAAGGTGATGGCGGCCGGCGGCGGGACACCCGGCACATTCTCGCAATACCCCAGCTTCACCGAATCGGAACTTCGCGCCATTGTCGAAACCGCCCACGGGCTGGGCAAGCTCGTCTGCGCCCACTGCATCGCAACCGCATCGATCGAGAACGCGATCAACGCTGGTGTCGACCTGATCGAGCACGCTTCGTTCTACGGATCGAACCTGATCCCGCAGATCGACGAGCGCGTCGCAGAGAAGCTCGCGGCGTCCGGCATTCCGGTCACGCCAACGCTGCAGGTCAACCGCGATCTGGTCGATCTGCTCGACGAGGGTGACGAGCGCTCGATGTGGCAGCGGCGGCAGGAGACGCAGCGCGAGATCGTCCACAAGCTCCAGGAGCTCGGCGTGCCGCTGCTGGCCGGCTCCGATGCCGGTTGGCGAGCCACGGCGTTCGACACGTTCTGGAAGGAGCTCGACGAGTTGGTGGCTTGCGGGCTGCGACCGGTCGATGCGATCCACGCCGCAACCGGTGCCGTCACTGCTGCGCTCGGTTATGACGACTTCGGGACGATCCTGGCTGGCCAACGCGCCGATGTCGTCGTCGTTGACGGCGATCTGGCGAGCGACATCGCGGCGCTGCAGCAGGTCGAGATGGTCATTCAGCACGGCCAGATCGCCCACGAGCGATCCGCGCAGGCATAG
- a CDS encoding ABC transporter permease subunit, whose translation MGRFLIQRLLSTIPVVLGVSIAVFAMLHLVPGDPIQMMLGEFQTTPEQVEKLKAQLYLDKPLPEQYLRFVTNAAQGDLGYSIRSKRPVMDEIRDNLPSTIVLTLAGLAIAVVIGMTLGIVAAVKQNTWADLAAMIMAMLGVSMPSFWLGLLLIFGFSLKFNWFPATGGGDFKHLVLPAVTLGLGASAIIARLTRSTMLEVLRQEYIITARAKGLRNSVVIIRHALRNAMIPTITILGLQFGQLLAGTVVIETVFGRPGIGRLIVAAILEKDFPLVQGIVLFIALAYVLINLLVDVLYAVLDPRISIGVTIHGRGEYSTSDRNAGMQVTRAKRPNLFARLRRSKVAVAGFVALLILVIMAVAAPIISPYEPNAVAPKDALLAPSGTHLFGTDQYGRDVFSRVVYGTRLSLMVGFISVTIAVVIGTLMGLIAGYYGRWTDTIIMRFVDIMLAFPGILLALALVSILGPSLPNLMIAVGISSVPAYARIVRSSVLSARENVYVDAARVVGATDGVIMRRHVLPNVVAPVIVLATLGTASAILWAASLSFLGLGSQPPTPEWGRMLSEGRNYLREQWWIATFPGIAIMVTVLAMNLLGDGLRDTLDPRQQIRA comes from the coding sequence ATGGGGAGATTTCTGATACAGCGGCTACTGTCGACGATTCCGGTCGTACTCGGCGTGTCGATCGCTGTCTTTGCCATGCTGCATCTTGTCCCCGGCGACCCGATCCAGATGATGCTCGGTGAGTTTCAAACGACACCCGAGCAGGTCGAGAAGCTGAAGGCGCAGCTCTACCTCGACAAGCCACTGCCGGAGCAGTACCTGCGCTTCGTGACCAATGCCGCGCAGGGCGACCTGGGGTACTCAATCCGCAGTAAGCGACCAGTGATGGACGAGATCCGCGACAACCTTCCGTCGACGATCGTGCTGACGTTGGCGGGACTTGCCATCGCCGTCGTCATCGGCATGACGCTCGGCATCGTCGCAGCAGTCAAGCAGAACACCTGGGCCGACCTCGCCGCGATGATCATGGCGATGCTTGGCGTCTCGATGCCCAGCTTCTGGCTCGGCTTGCTGCTGATATTCGGCTTCTCGCTCAAATTCAACTGGTTCCCCGCGACCGGCGGGGGAGACTTCAAACACCTTGTGTTACCGGCGGTGACGCTCGGCCTCGGCGCGTCCGCGATCATCGCGCGGCTCACCCGCTCGACGATGCTGGAGGTACTCCGCCAGGAGTACATCATCACGGCACGGGCAAAGGGCCTGCGCAACTCGGTCGTCATCATCCGCCACGCGCTACGCAACGCCATGATCCCGACGATCACCATCCTCGGGCTTCAGTTCGGGCAGCTCCTCGCCGGAACCGTGGTGATCGAGACCGTCTTCGGGCGGCCCGGCATCGGTCGCCTCATCGTTGCGGCAATCCTGGAGAAGGACTTCCCGCTCGTCCAGGGCATCGTCCTGTTCATTGCGCTCGCCTATGTCCTGATCAATCTTCTCGTCGACGTGCTGTACGCGGTGCTCGACCCACGCATTTCGATTGGGGTAACGATCCATGGAAGAGGTGAGTACAGCACCAGCGACCGCAACGCGGGCATGCAGGTGACCCGCGCCAAGCGCCCCAACCTGTTCGCCCGGTTGCGGCGCAGCAAGGTCGCCGTCGCCGGTTTCGTCGCGCTCCTGATCCTGGTGATCATGGCTGTGGCTGCGCCGATCATCAGCCCGTATGAGCCGAACGCCGTTGCGCCGAAGGACGCATTGCTGGCGCCGTCCGGGACGCATCTGTTCGGTACCGACCAGTACGGTCGTGACGTCTTCAGCCGGGTTGTCTATGGCACTCGGCTATCGCTCATGGTCGGCTTCATCTCGGTCACGATCGCGGTCGTCATCGGCACCCTGATGGGCCTGATCGCCGGCTACTATGGCCGCTGGACCGACACAATCATCATGCGCTTCGTTGACATCATGCTAGCGTTCCCGGGCATCCTGCTGGCCCTGGCGCTCGTCAGCATCCTCGGCCCGAGCCTGCCGAACCTGATGATCGCCGTCGGCATCTCGTCGGTGCCGGCCTATGCCCGCATCGTGCGCAGCTCGGTGCTGTCTGCGCGCGAGAACGTCTACGTCGATGCAGCCCGCGTCGTTGGTGCGACCGACGGTGTCATCATGCGCCGCCACGTGCTGCCCAACGTCGTCGCGCCGGTGATCGTGCTGGCCACACTCGGCACCGCGTCGGCCATTCTCTGGGCAGCGTCGCTGAGCTTCCTTGGCCTGGGCAGCCAGCCTCCGACACCAGAGTGGGGTCGCATGCTGTCCGAGGGACGCAACTACCTGCGCGAACAGTGGTGGATCGCGACCTTCCCCGGCATTGCCATCATGGTGACCGTCCTGGCCATGAATCTGCTCGGCGACGGTCTGCGTGACACGCTCGACCCGCGACAGCAAATCCGCGCCTGA
- a CDS encoding ABC transporter substrate-binding protein: MADLERLTSLGISRRAFVRLAGVAAALPVMGGLLAACGGDDDDSADGGSSSGGEATTGTGDATAETGGEEPTAGGELIVGLDSEPPTLDPHTSPSAVSFMITSSVSESLTFLTEERELKPWLAESWEASTDGTSYTFKLREDVTFQDGSPFNAESIKGNFDRIVDPNFQAGSALASLAGYTGTDTPDEFTAVVNFEAPYAPFLTYTAGAPLGIVSLKAVEELGDDFATQIVTTGQFKVESYTAKDNVALVRWDEYNRQAPWAEAAGPALLDRIVFKFIPESSTRVTTVETGETQLITGVPAQDLARLEGNGDLSVQKMLWGGIPRILILNTSMEPTDDVNVRRAVSLAIDRQALVDTVFAGIGEVSIGMLTRAMIDDESLSQPYDPEQAKQLLEEAGWTGDGTREKDGKKLSFLLNVIDAGSGSPPEAQLIQANLNDVGFDCQIKAQARAPWYEDNYNCATNGPVMFLRSGDYDGLYAMFHSSLIGKNFNFACLDDPEIDSMLEQGRTETDQAARRALYLEICQKLADMAVAAPLVDEYAVWAGKKEVQGLMFNGYTYPQFGLVSIQS, encoded by the coding sequence ATGGCTGATTTAGAGCGACTGACTTCTTTGGGAATATCCCGACGTGCGTTCGTGCGTCTGGCCGGCGTGGCTGCTGCGCTACCCGTGATGGGCGGGCTGCTGGCAGCGTGCGGGGGCGACGACGATGATTCGGCGGATGGTGGCAGCAGCTCCGGCGGCGAGGCGACGACCGGCACTGGCGACGCGACCGCTGAGACCGGCGGCGAAGAGCCGACAGCGGGCGGCGAGCTGATCGTTGGGCTGGATTCCGAGCCACCGACGCTCGACCCGCACACATCACCCAGCGCCGTCTCGTTCATGATCACCAGCTCGGTGTCAGAATCACTCACGTTCCTCACCGAGGAGCGCGAGCTGAAGCCGTGGCTGGCTGAGTCGTGGGAAGCATCGACAGACGGAACCAGCTACACATTCAAGCTGCGCGAGGATGTGACCTTCCAGGACGGCTCACCGTTCAACGCGGAGAGCATCAAGGGCAACTTCGATCGCATCGTCGATCCCAACTTCCAGGCCGGCAGCGCTCTCGCGTCGCTGGCTGGCTACACCGGCACCGACACGCCCGATGAGTTCACCGCCGTCGTCAACTTCGAGGCACCGTACGCGCCGTTCCTGACCTATACGGCCGGCGCACCACTCGGCATTGTCTCGCTGAAGGCGGTCGAAGAGCTCGGTGACGACTTCGCGACGCAGATCGTCACAACCGGCCAGTTCAAGGTCGAGAGCTACACCGCCAAGGACAACGTCGCGCTTGTCCGCTGGGACGAGTACAACCGCCAGGCACCGTGGGCCGAAGCGGCAGGTCCTGCGCTGCTCGACCGGATCGTATTCAAGTTCATCCCGGAGAGCAGCACACGGGTCACGACCGTCGAGACCGGAGAGACTCAGTTGATCACCGGCGTACCAGCGCAGGATCTCGCCCGGCTTGAGGGCAACGGCGATCTCAGCGTGCAGAAGATGCTCTGGGGTGGCATTCCGCGCATCCTGATCCTGAACACGAGCATGGAGCCGACCGATGACGTCAACGTTCGTCGCGCGGTCAGCCTCGCCATCGACCGGCAGGCACTGGTCGACACCGTGTTCGCCGGCATCGGCGAAGTCTCGATCGGCATGCTGACGCGCGCGATGATCGACGACGAATCTCTATCGCAACCATACGACCCGGAGCAGGCGAAGCAGCTCCTGGAAGAGGCCGGTTGGACCGGCGATGGCACACGTGAGAAGGACGGCAAGAAGCTCTCATTCCTGTTGAATGTCATCGATGCAGGCTCGGGATCGCCGCCCGAGGCGCAGCTGATTCAGGCCAACTTGAACGACGTCGGATTTGATTGCCAGATCAAGGCGCAGGCTCGCGCACCGTGGTACGAGGACAACTACAACTGCGCCACCAACGGGCCGGTCATGTTCTTGCGGTCGGGTGACTACGATGGTCTCTACGCGATGTTCCATTCATCACTGATCGGCAAGAACTTCAACTTCGCCTGCCTCGACGATCCGGAGATCGACTCGATGCTGGAGCAGGGCCGCACCGAGACCGACCAGGCAGCGCGGCGCGCGCTCTACCTGGAGATCTGCCAGAAGCTGGCGGACATGGCCGTCGCGGCACCGTTGGTCGATGAATACGCCGTCTGGGCAGGCAAGAAGGAAGTCCAGGGGCTGATGTTCAACGGCTATACGTATCCGCAGTTCGGCCTGGTTTCGATCCAGTCTTAG
- a CDS encoding M14 family metallopeptidase, translating into MTATRFPILGELQPGTTQRHDVQLPGAALENERWPVISVTGATPGPVIFVSAGVHGGEYPGIETAVRLANALDPSELTGTVVIMPVVNLPAFWNRTPFICPVDGLNPNRMFPGEPDGTYTEQLVHALTEEFIAHADLYIDLHGGDMVEALVPFSICRKSPDTADTKAREIAEVFGLPYLLVIDKPVQPAKGSMSFVAAAERGVPGIIAEAGGVGLLEEEPVRLLTEGLYRVLSHEGMLQRDVAPANDVTILTNFEWLYSAQPGFFHTTVEVDDEVAEGQQVGTVDSLYGDALESIVSPVDGRVLFLTTSPAVGANGLLMGIGIREDA; encoded by the coding sequence ATGACCGCGACACGGTTCCCAATTCTGGGCGAGCTACAGCCCGGCACGACGCAGCGTCACGACGTGCAGCTGCCAGGCGCAGCCCTTGAGAACGAACGCTGGCCAGTGATCTCAGTTACTGGTGCGACACCGGGGCCAGTGATCTTTGTCAGCGCCGGCGTCCACGGCGGCGAGTACCCGGGTATCGAAACGGCAGTTCGGCTCGCCAACGCGCTCGATCCGAGCGAGCTGACCGGCACCGTTGTCATCATGCCGGTCGTGAACCTGCCCGCCTTCTGGAACCGGACGCCATTCATCTGCCCGGTCGACGGGCTCAACCCGAACCGCATGTTCCCCGGTGAGCCAGACGGCACGTACACCGAACAGCTCGTCCATGCGCTCACCGAAGAGTTCATCGCCCATGCCGATCTCTATATCGATCTGCATGGGGGCGACATGGTTGAGGCGCTGGTCCCGTTCTCAATCTGCCGCAAGAGCCCGGACACTGCCGACACGAAGGCGCGTGAGATTGCCGAGGTCTTCGGGCTGCCCTACCTGCTCGTCATCGACAAGCCGGTCCAGCCAGCGAAAGGCTCGATGAGCTTCGTCGCGGCCGCCGAGCGCGGTGTGCCCGGGATTATTGCCGAGGCCGGCGGCGTTGGACTGCTCGAAGAGGAGCCTGTCCGGCTGCTCACCGAGGGGCTTTATCGCGTGCTGAGCCACGAAGGGATGCTGCAGCGCGACGTTGCTCCAGCCAATGACGTAACGATCCTCACCAACTTCGAGTGGCTGTACTCAGCACAACCTGGCTTCTTCCATACCACTGTTGAAGTCGACGACGAGGTCGCAGAAGGTCAGCAGGTCGGCACGGTCGACTCGCTGTATGGCGACGCTCTCGAATCGATTGTCTCACCGGTTGACGGTCGGGTCCTGTTCCTGACCACCAGCCCGGCAGTCGGAGCCAACGGACTCCTGATGGGTATCGGCATCCGCGAGGATGCGTAA
- a CDS encoding GntR family transcriptional regulator has translation MTGTRQAIPDDRRTLTNQLVRHLRRQIMLGERPPGQHLGEVALTEELGVSRSTVREALRCLKAEYLIETRAHRGSVVASLTPAKAVEACRLHAMLESECFRGLAVPIQPENRRHLLDLTDRMRQLSLPANVNEFIELDHMFHKSIVDMSEHKLVGSVWASINSLIGIILTLSIRYIELDPDNVANRHVVIVDALSDPAGSRDRAIEIIDDHYQSLARLFSEKQEEAKG, from the coding sequence GTGACAGGTACCAGGCAGGCTATTCCCGACGATCGACGGACATTAACCAATCAGCTTGTTCGCCACCTGCGGCGTCAGATCATGCTGGGCGAACGACCACCGGGACAGCACCTCGGCGAGGTCGCACTGACCGAAGAGCTCGGTGTCAGCCGCAGCACCGTCCGCGAGGCGCTGCGTTGCCTCAAGGCCGAATACCTGATCGAGACGCGCGCTCATCGTGGCAGCGTCGTCGCCAGCCTTACGCCAGCCAAGGCGGTCGAAGCCTGCCGACTCCACGCGATGCTCGAATCCGAGTGCTTTCGGGGTCTGGCTGTCCCGATCCAGCCTGAGAATCGTCGACACCTGCTGGATCTGACCGATCGCATGCGCCAACTGTCGCTGCCGGCCAACGTCAACGAGTTCATCGAGCTGGACCACATGTTCCACAAGAGCATCGTGGACATGAGTGAACACAAGCTGGTCGGCAGCGTCTGGGCCAGTATCAATTCGCTCATCGGCATCATCCTCACGCTGTCCATCCGTTACATCGAGCTCGACCCTGACAACGTGGCCAACCGCCACGTCGTGATCGTTGACGCGCTCAGCGACCCCGCTGGATCGCGCGATCGCGCAATCGAGATCATCGACGACCACTATCAATCGCTCGCTCGCCTATTCAGCGAGAAGCAGGAAGAAGCGAAGGGGTAA